Proteins found in one Maridesulfovibrio sp. genomic segment:
- the ffh gene encoding signal recognition particle protein — MFDSLSDRLSEAFKNFKGQGRLDEKNIQAGMREVRLALLEADVNYKVVKDFVEKVKERALGQEVQKSLSPGQQVIKVVNDELTELLGGEQEDLKLTKGKLSKIMMVGLQGSGKTTSSAKIALHLRRKKFKPYLVPADVYRPAAIDQLHVLAKQLDMPAYPSTTEMNPVDICRDAMVKAEEAGCDVLLFDTAGRLHIDELLMDELVSIKEECTPDEILFVADAMTGQDAVNVASTFDDKLDVTGVVLTKMDGDARGGAALSIKSVTGKSVKFVGVGEKLSELELFYPDRAASRILGMGDVLSLIEKAQSVMDEGEAEKLTEKFRKAEFDLEDFRTQMRRMKKIGSMGSIMKMIPGLGGLTKQLGDMEIPDKELNRIEAIISSMTMEERRRPKLINPSRRQRIAKGSGVKLEEVNQMLKNFEQMSKMMKKMMGGKGGKGKMPKMPNMPGMPGLGGGAGMPGMPGMEGLEGLEGMDGMGQPSKAKSKKTLLARKKKKLKKQTRKKKKK; from the coding sequence TTGTTCGACAGCCTATCAGATAGACTTTCCGAAGCCTTTAAAAATTTTAAAGGGCAGGGACGGCTGGATGAGAAAAACATCCAGGCCGGAATGCGTGAAGTGCGCCTTGCTCTTCTAGAAGCGGACGTAAACTACAAGGTCGTTAAAGATTTTGTGGAGAAGGTAAAGGAGCGCGCTCTCGGGCAGGAGGTTCAGAAATCACTTTCTCCCGGACAGCAGGTAATTAAGGTCGTTAACGACGAGCTTACCGAGTTGCTCGGTGGTGAACAGGAAGACCTTAAACTCACAAAGGGCAAGCTTTCCAAGATAATGATGGTCGGCCTTCAGGGGTCCGGTAAGACTACTTCTTCCGCCAAGATCGCCTTGCATCTGCGGCGTAAGAAATTCAAACCGTATCTTGTTCCTGCCGACGTTTACCGCCCTGCTGCTATTGATCAGCTTCATGTGCTGGCCAAGCAGCTGGATATGCCGGCCTACCCGTCCACAACGGAAATGAATCCTGTGGACATCTGCCGTGACGCTATGGTCAAGGCGGAGGAAGCCGGATGCGATGTTCTGCTTTTTGATACAGCCGGACGACTGCATATCGATGAACTCCTGATGGATGAACTCGTTTCCATCAAGGAAGAATGCACTCCGGATGAAATACTTTTCGTGGCGGACGCAATGACAGGTCAGGACGCTGTCAATGTGGCTTCCACCTTTGATGACAAACTTGATGTTACCGGTGTCGTCCTTACCAAAATGGATGGTGATGCCCGAGGCGGTGCGGCGCTCTCCATCAAATCAGTTACCGGTAAGTCGGTTAAGTTTGTCGGTGTGGGTGAAAAGCTTTCCGAATTGGAACTCTTTTATCCGGACAGGGCCGCATCGAGAATTCTCGGTATGGGGGATGTTCTTTCCCTGATTGAGAAGGCTCAGTCGGTTATGGATGAGGGAGAAGCGGAAAAGCTGACCGAAAAATTCCGCAAGGCCGAATTTGACCTTGAGGATTTCCGCACCCAAATGCGTAGAATGAAGAAGATCGGTTCCATGGGGTCGATCATGAAGATGATCCCCGGACTCGGCGGGTTGACCAAGCAACTCGGCGATATGGAGATCCCGGACAAGGAACTGAACAGGATAGAAGCCATCATCTCGTCCATGACCATGGAAGAGCGCAGGCGGCCCAAGCTTATTAATCCCAGCCGCAGGCAGAGGATTGCGAAAGGTTCCGGCGTAAAGCTTGAAGAGGTCAATCAGATGCTCAAGAATTTTGAGCAGATGAGCAAGATGATGAAGAAAATGATGGGCGGTAAAGGCGGAAAGGGCAAAATGCCCAAGATGCCGAATATGCCCGGAATGCCCGGACTTGGCGGCGGTGCAGGAATGCCGGGAATGCCCGGTATGGAAGGGTTGGAAGGACTTGAAGGAATGGATGGCATGGGCCAGCCTTCAAAAGCTAAAAGCAAGAAGACCCTGCTTGCCCGCAAAAAGAAAAAGCTCAAAAAGCAGACCCGCAAGAAAAAGAAGAAGTAG
- a CDS encoding OB-fold protein translates to MPNIVKGEQFHLVDPMGRLRTKIYISNEGRVVADVYDSTGNLNNRVDLQKNIMTGPTAHQNVPRHQKETLGAWHARIGNEVKLAQSKLHVGSYKLYIDFVENNTMASGKYLNEVIDVSGEIVDVSTKSFGDLHVGLKGISNFTAEVICHFTEDQIPIVSNLKPGVKVRIKGKCTEYVNKRVKIWGCQLV, encoded by the coding sequence ATGCCCAACATAGTCAAAGGAGAACAATTTCATCTTGTTGACCCTATGGGAAGACTAAGGACAAAAATTTACATTTCAAACGAGGGAAGAGTTGTTGCCGATGTATACGATTCTACAGGGAACCTCAACAACCGGGTGGACCTGCAAAAAAACATTATGACGGGACCCACTGCACACCAAAACGTACCCCGGCATCAAAAAGAAACCCTCGGTGCATGGCATGCCCGCATCGGTAATGAAGTAAAACTGGCCCAGTCAAAACTACACGTCGGCTCTTATAAGCTATACATTGATTTTGTAGAGAACAACACCATGGCCAGCGGTAAATATCTTAATGAAGTAATTGATGTTTCCGGAGAAATAGTAGATGTTTCCACTAAAAGCTTCGGCGATCTTCATGTGGGACTCAAAGGGATTTCCAATTTTACCGCCGAGGTAATCTGTCATTTTACCGAAGACCAGATCCCGATTGTCAGCAACCTCAAGCCAGGCGTTAAAGTCCGCATTAAGGGGAAATGCACTGAATACGTCAACAAGCGGGTTAAAATATGGGGCTGCCAACTAGTTTAG